The following DNA comes from Rhipicephalus microplus isolate Deutch F79 chromosome 6, USDA_Rmic, whole genome shotgun sequence.
TTATTAAAAAGTCTTATTTGAGCTTTGACGTGGTGTACAGCTACCACCTTGAATAACCAGGGAGTATCCCAGGACGATAGTGTCACTATGGTAACCTGATCGCCATATGTTGCATTCTTCCTTTTTGTGGGTGTTGTCCGTAAGGAaacaatttctgtggcacgtatTGGTTGAGGATGATAGTTTTTTGACAGACTGCACAGATCTCTGTGAAACATGCCTGTTTGTTGGTTTTACTGTTGCCTTAAATTTCAATGGACTAGTTGTGAGTAGTGAGATTTAGTCAATGTCTGTGAGATTTACCCGAGTTCTCGTTTATAAGCTTCACAAGCGTTACAGTGGATCCCGGACATGAGCGAGCCGACCAAGAACAGCTTCGCCTCTAGTAGTTTCTCATAGGTTATGCTTCTTTTCTGATCTCATTTCGTAGCATTGCAGCAGGAAAAGAAAATTCCTGTTGTCACGGGGCAATTTTCAATGGAGACAGTGGTGGAATTCACGCCAAGAAATTAAAGAACTTCTCAAACCAGTCACACCTGGGTAAATGTTGTTGTGACATCAAAGAAGACGTCTTCATGCACGAAATGGGAGAACAATACCAGGTCTGTCTTTTAGAACCACACGCAAGCAAGATCTTTTTTAGGCCGTTCTATCAAGCAAAGTTGTGACAATCTATTTATTTTAGGCCATTTCTATTTTAGGCCATTCTATCAAGCAAAGTTAGGCCATTCTATTTATGCAAAGTTGTGTAGTAAATCTTCTTGCTTTATGGCCGCACGAATGTGGCGATAtgttataatcatcatcatctgcatcatctgcatcatcatcatcattatcatcagtctgactacgcccactgccggtcaaaggcctctcccatgattcgcctatcaacccggtcttgtgctttccgttgtcACGCCCCGCCGTACTGGTCTAGTACTttaggtacccggctgctgacccgcaggtcgcgggatcgaatccctgtcgcggcggcatttccgatgtaggcggaaatgttgtaggcccgtgtactcagatttgagtgcatgttaaagaaccccaggtggtctaaatttccggagccctccactacggcgtctcataatcataaggtggttttgggatgttaaaccacacatatcaatcaatcaattttcgtTGCCACGTTACACCCGCAAACTTTTCGATCTCATCGACCCACCtacctttctgtctccccttcatgcgtttgccccgccgcggtggtctagtggctaaggtactcggctgctgacccacaggtcgcgggatgtaatctcggcggcggcgcctgcattttcgatggaggcggaaatgctgtaggcccatgtgctcagattttggtgaacgttaaagaacaccatttggtcgaaatttgcggagccctccactacggcgtctctcataatcatatggtggttttgggacgttaaaccctacatatcattcTATCAAATCCCCTTCATGTGCTTGCCTACTCtatgaatccagtcagttaccctgaatgaccaccggttatcctgcctacgcgctaagTGTCCTGCCaatgtcattttctttttttttttgtttaaactatgatatccttaaccccaatttgttccctgacccactctgctcttttcttgttgtctcttaaggttacacatatcatttccctttccatccctcgctgcatcgtcctcaatttaagctgaaccctctttgtaagactccaggtttctgctccgtaggtaagaactggcaagatgcagctgttgtatacctctctcttgagggatagtggcaatctaccagtcatgaattgagagtgcttgcaaatgtgcTCTCCTTCATTCTTACTCATCTAGAGTCTTCAATCtagtggttcggctccgcggttattacgtgtcctaagtagacatatttctttagaACTTCTAGCGTCTCTCCATGtgtcgcaaagtgctgtttttggccaagattgttgcacattactttagtttgtGCATAttgattttcagacctacttttctgctttcggtgtccagttcagtaatcatgaactgtaattcgtccccAGAGTTACTCATGAAGGCAACGTCATCAGTGAATGGCAGGTTAATAaggcactctccattaactcctatccctaactcttcctaGTCTACGgtcctgaatacctcctgtaaccacgcggtgaatagcattgaagagatcgtgtctccctttCTTACAACATTCTTCATTGGGATTCTTCCGcttttttatggagaactataGTGGCTTTGTATCCTCTGTACATTTAtcccagtatgtttatgtagggttattcgatgccctgattccgtagtgcttgcattactgctgatatctcgactgagtcaaacgccttcttgtaatctatgaaagctatgtataggggttggttgtaatcagcgcatttctctattacctgattgacggCATGAATATGGTCTATAGTGGAGTAGCTGGTACGAAtttctgcttggtcctttggctgattgaattctatTATCATCCTGATTCAATTGGCTATTATTTATGTAAATAGTTCGTAGAGAATAGAGAGTAAGCTGATtggtctgtaatttttcaagtccttgtcgtctcctttcttatgaattaagatgattttggcgttcttccaagattctggtacccttcccgtcaagagacactttgtatataaggtggctaactttttctaacacaatttcccCGCCATCTTTCAGAAGGTCTATTGTTACTTTATCCTccccagcggctttgcctctttgcattctttcTAGGGTTTTTCTTACTTCCCCTGTCATTACTtgtaggatgtcgaattctctTGGACTATTATAGTTCCTCACAATACCATCCCGCTTCTTTagacttctgtacagctctctgtagaactcctctgcCATCTTGACTACCCAatttatattgattgattgatatgtggggtttaacgtcccaaaaccactacatcattatgagagacgccgtagtggagggctccgaaaatttagaccacctggggttctttaacgtgcacccaaatctgagtacacgggcctacaacatttccgcctgtatcggaaatgcagccgccgcagccgggattcgaacccgcgccctgcgggtcagcagccgagtaccttagccactagaccaccgcggcggggcaccaatttatattggttatgacattgccttccttgtttctcattgcatacatccgatttttgcctatgcacaagtctgcATTCGCAGCTTTCAGGCTTCTGGCGCTTTTTACAGCCTcctcaattctttccatgttaaaCCTCCTGATTTCGCCTACTTtatgcctattgattaacttcgaaagctccactagctctatctTGTTGGTTGCATTTGAAGCTCTCATCATTTCTCGTCTCTTGATAGGATTTTTCGTCTCTTGAGATAGGTTGCCACTTTCTCGTTTAGTAACTGAACCTCCAACTTCAGTTGCACACtcttgatgatactagtaagattatcattcattgcgtcaatacTAACATTGGTTATCTCATTTAGTGCATCGAATTGATTCTGAAGCAAAACTCCAAATTTCTGTATTTTTCCTCTCACCGCCAGTTCATTATTGGCTTATTGCCCATAATTTTTCTTCATGgcttttttaaatctaggtgaatacgagctcaTATCATTATACGGTCACTGCATCTAATCTTGACAACTACTTCCACATCTTGTAAGTGTCTtcgtgtgcacacagaatgaagtcaattttatttatattttctcCATTAGGGTTGCACCACGTCCACCtacggttagcccgttttctgaaaATGGTATTCATAAGCAGTAAATTATTACGTCCTGTGAACTGTACTAATAACtgccctctggcatttctagagctgATGCTATATTCCCTGCTGCATGGTCTCCGGCcagtttcttgcctactttggctaTAAAGTCACCCATGAGAATAGTATACTGCGTCTTTACTTTATTAAAGGCTGACTCTATGTCTTCGTAAAAGCGTTAAACCAAATGATCAATATGGCTCAATGTAGGCCCGTAGGTCTGTACTACTTTTATCTTGTAACTTTTGTTGAACCTAACTATattacttgccaccctctcactgatgctacagtattcttctatgttgccagcgacATTCTTCTGTATGAGAAACCCCActcctagttcttttctgtcaactaatccttGGTAGCATATGACAtgtccgttcttcagcactgtataagcctcacgtgtcctcctaacttcgctgagcactactacatcccatttaacaccctctaattcctcgaatagcacagctagagtAGCCTCTGTAGATAGCGTTCCAGTGTTGAAGGTAGCCATGTTCAGATTCCAAttctaatggcggcctgtccgtacAAAGGGATTTCTCGCGCTTTCCGCTGCGTCACAGCTAGGTCTGACCGCCGCCTTGGACAGTTCCTTCGCAGCTTGGACTGAGGGCCAAGAGTTAATCGCAGTGTTAATGGGAAGTtgtggccaggtactgcaccagggCGGCCGATCCTAggctggtgagggagtgcattaccggcAGATGGTCGCCGGTAAGGCCGCACCCTGGACCTCTCTCTGTTTTTTAACGATTCTTTCCTCACATATCTTGAGTACATAGAGAATTGGGAATGGTTCGATATCTCAATTCGAACTGAATTTTGTCACGGCATGCTTGGCTGCTGTGCTATCTCTAAGTAGATGGTCTGTTGCACATTATTAGCAATGTGCCTTTATTAGCAACCTGACCACCTAAAGCTCCCGACTTCACCTGCCTCGTAGCTCGCCTCACCTTGTTTTCTAAATGTCTGAAAATTCAATTTCCCTATTTAAAAAACACACAGCCTGTGTAGTTTCGAACATCTTACCTTGCCAGTTTATGCCAGATTAGTGCCTTCAATGACCCTTCTTTACACGCGTTTGATTTCTCCTAACTTCTTTCTGTCTCACTCAACATTGACATTGTTGGTTTGAAAGTGCCCGCAATGTCAGAGTTTTGCTGATTTCAAGTGGTCGTATCTCTATTTTGGCGTTTTCTGTAAACTGACGAGTTGCGCGCACCTGTTTTCCGGCTTATCAGCTACTTCCATATGATTCTCATGTTGAGCGTATACGTCACGGGTGGTGGGAGTGCATACAAATTACACGTAAAAAGTTTATGACGGCTAAAGAAAAGACAGGCCCTGCCTTAAAGGCTGTATCCTAGTTTCCTGATGTTTTGGGGTAGGAAATAAAAAACATACCTCTGGTAAATAGACTTAGAAGAAAACAGTGGCCCTCAGACAGGAGTCAGCTATAACTATTAGTAAATACATCAACGGTAAACCTAATAACGTAAAATGAAGGAGGGAAGGTAAGAAGCACATTATTTATAGTTATAGAAAGtggcaaaaaaggaaaaaaaagttcataCAAAAGCAAAAGCAATGTCAGATGATACAAACATTTTTAATATTTCCTTGAGATTTGTATCGCAAATATATCCATAGTGGCTAAGACTGAGAGAGATTTATACCAAAAAGCCAATGACACTTTAGCCGAGGTGTCACtgtataataattgttgggggtTTATTTCGCAAACCCGCAATACGATTATAAGgaatgctgtagtggaggacttttTAAAGTTTGAACGTAAGGTGTTCCTTAACGAGTGCATAAATCTAAGTACCCGGGACACCACTGTTTCACCTCCTTCGAAATGTGGCcactgcagctgggattcaagTGCGCAACCTTCAGGTCAGCTGTCAAAGTTATGTGTAATCATGCTATGTATTGTGGCAACAGGAAACACTATACCACTTACAGCAGTAGCTATGGTACAAAATTTACTCCAAATACTACCACCAATAACATGACAACACCAACACCTGAAGCCAGTGGTGCCCCTCACCTGCACGTTTTCTTTGCACTTTATTTGAGGGTGGCGAAAATTCTTTAGGCCCGTCTACTAAGATCTAGGGCCAGTTTGAAGAACCCCAGCaagtcgaaattcccggagccctccactatggtgtcgtttatattcatatcgtggttttgggacgtcaaacctcatAAAATAATAATGAGGTACATTTTCGCAAAACTATAGGCATTATCTTAAGAGATATAGAGGGAGCAGAGTGAATAATGTAATTAACAGGTAGGGCTGCAATAGCTGTTACCATTAGGAGTAAGTAAGTGACCATTGGCGGGTCGCGGAACGCGTGAGATGGATTGGCCACGAAAAACAAGTGCGAATGAAATATTATTTATTGAAGGTTTAAGTTTTAAATGCCGATATTATAAGCAGCTAGGATATCGTGGTGAAAGTGCCCGCGAATTTTTACCACCCATGGTTCTAGAACGAAGCAATTAATAGCAAGGAATGCAAACGCAGCTCCTGATGACGGTGGTACTGTTGGGATGATTGTGCTCGTTCGACGCAGTAATTTTAATAAAGTCAACGGGGCTATATAGTTAGTTTTTGCTTTGCTAAAGTTGATATTCTTTAGCGGGAAAAAATGACATAGGCGTCGTTACCCACACCCCACAGCCTCGCTAAATATTTGCCTTTTAGTGCAAATGAACATGAGTTTTAACTTCTTcgaagacagaaaaagaaatcaGCTGACATGACAAAGAGTAACATTAACATCTAAGCATCAACCATTCACTTATAGTGAAACTATAATGGTTGGTAATAATGATTACGTATGTGAAGATTATGGTGTGTATTACAACAGCGTATGgcaaaaaaacagagaaaaaaacgaCAGTCTAAGCTTTGGGAGTTACCTCAAAGGTGACCGTGACTCTGGCAGTTCTTTGAACTCCAAGAACGCCCTCCTTTACACTGCATATCTTCCAGGGTGTGAAAAAGTCGATGGGGTGGTCAGCTATGATGTCGACTTGCACGAGCCTGGCTCCGTTACGGCAGTATTTTGACACGGGACCATAAAGTTTAAAAATGTCCGCACCTTTCAACTGAACAGGGCCAAAGGTAATTCCGAGAATTATTTCTACTGGTTTCATGTTTGGTACTGTATACAAATGTGGCAGCTTCCGCAAGACATTCTCTACTATCTCCTCGGTGTCAACATCAGAGAAGTCACATTTATctgtcagtgaaaaaaaaaaggagcgcaAGATTAATATATCAATGGCAAACGATACACCTGTTTCAGTTGAAGATATGTTATCAAGACTACCTTATTGATCCCGAATCTACATTATGGTAACCTCGGAGCCAATACTCAGTTCTAGACAGAGACATTACCTATATAGTCCCACAAAAGAAGAGCACTGCACTACACCAATAAAGCGATCAAGGAAGACTGGAAGGTTCATTTCAAAACCCAAACATGCCGTTTGCTATTGTGAGTGCATCCCAATAATTCAGCTTTATAAATTTTAATTACATTATTTGGAAAATGTCTTGTTATGATAATTTTTATTTTAAGTTTTAACAATATT
Coding sequences within:
- the LOC119185047 gene encoding uncharacterized protein LOC119185047 — protein: MKICMGKDFLFAFCSLVFASVQAVSAQDKCDFSDVDTEEIVENVLRKLPHLYTVPNMKPVEIILGITFGPVQLKGADIFKLYGPVSKYCRNGARLVQVDIIADHPIDFFTPWKICSVKEGVLGVQRTARVTVTFEVANATASSEPKGERKLVVVGELMPVNTRVNAVYLRGAGEVLQNAVGYSRILLPAISDELWEGAVKFELRKMLQKATEDP